In a single window of the Octopus sinensis linkage group LG1, ASM634580v1, whole genome shotgun sequence genome:
- the LOC115215212 gene encoding 60S ribosomal protein L5, producing the protein MVFVKIIKNKAYFKRFQVKFRRRREGKTDYFARKRLVVQEKNKYNTPKYRMIVRFTNKDIICQIAYARIEGDVIVAAAYSHELPKYGIKVGLTNYAAAYCTGLLLARRILKKFNLDTIYDGCTDVTGEEYNVENIEGKPRAFRAFLDVGLSRTTTGARVFGAMKGAVDGGMEIPHNVKRFPGFDAESGEFKAEVHRDHIFGKHVANYMSTLQEENEETYKKQFSRYIKLGITPESIEKQYKNAHAAIRSHPEPVVAPKKTIVKKRHNAKKLTLEQRKARIQKEKSEYLKSLKKDDD; encoded by the exons ATG gtgTTCGtgaagataattaaaaataaagccTATTTCAAGAGGTTTCAAGTAAAATTCCGAAGGaggagag AGGGAAAAACTGACTACTTCGCGAGGAAACGTCTTGTGGTGCAGGAAAAAAACAAGTACAACACACCTAAATATCGAATGATAGTTCGCTTCACTAATAAGGATATTATTTGCCAG atagCGTATGCCCGTATTGAGGGAGATGTGATTGTGGCTGCGGCCTATTCTCATGAACTCCCTAAATATGGCATCAAGGTAGGGCTGACCAACTATGCTGCTGCATATTGCACAGGACTTCTTCTTGCCAGACGA ATATTGAAGAAGTTCAATTTGGACACCATCTATGATGGTTGTACTGATGTAACTGGAGAGGAGTATAATGTTGAGAACATTGAAGGTAAACCCAGAGCCTTCCGTGCATTTCTTGATGTTGGACTCAGCCGTACTACAACTGGTGCAAGAGTCTTTGGAGCAATGAAaggtgctgttgatggtggtatgGAGATACCTCACAA tgttAAGCGCTTCCCAGGTTTTGATGCTGAGAGTGGAGAATTTAAAGCTGAGGTGCATAGGGATCATATTTTTGGCAAACATGTCGCAAATTATATGTCTACACttcaagaagaaaatgaagaaacatacaaaaaacagttCTCGCGTTATATTAAACTAGGCATAACACCCGAATCA atTGAAAAGCAGTATAAAAATGCACATGCAGCAATCCGTTCTCATCCAGAACCAGTAGTTGCACCCAAGAAAACTATTGTGAAAAAGAG ACACAATGCCAAGAAGCTTACTCTGGAACAGCGCAAGGCTCGTATTCAGAAGGAGAAGAGTGAATATCTGAAAAGTCTCAAGAAAGATGATGATTAA